A stretch of Geomonas oryzisoli DNA encodes these proteins:
- a CDS encoding hypoxanthine-guanine phosphoribosyltransferase: MVLKDMEDIRLKADCLRSEQEVEEALSRMAQEIAERLAGTDPIAFCIMNGGLFVTGKLVDKLPFALELDYLHATRYGAEMFGGNLLWKVKPERSLKGRTVLLIDDILDEGVTLAEITKFCREEGAAEVFTAVLVDKLHDRKAPGAKADFVGLEVEDRFLFGCGMDIAGYWRNLPALYAMKEQN; encoded by the coding sequence ATGGTACTCAAGGACATGGAGGACATTCGCCTGAAGGCGGATTGTCTGAGGTCGGAGCAGGAAGTCGAGGAGGCGCTGTCACGCATGGCGCAGGAAATCGCGGAGCGCCTGGCGGGAACCGACCCGATCGCGTTCTGCATCATGAACGGCGGGCTGTTCGTGACCGGCAAACTGGTGGACAAGCTCCCCTTTGCCCTCGAGCTGGATTACCTCCACGCCACCCGTTACGGCGCGGAGATGTTCGGTGGCAACCTGCTGTGGAAGGTGAAGCCGGAACGCTCCCTGAAGGGACGCACGGTGCTCCTGATCGACGACATCCTCGACGAAGGGGTGACGCTGGCGGAGATCACCAAGTTCTGCCGGGAGGAAGGTGCCGCCGAGGTGTTCACCGCCGTCCTGGTGGACAAGCTCCACGACCGCAAGGCCCCCGGCGCCAAGGCCGACTTCGTCGGGCTCGAGGTTGAGGACCGCTTCCTGTTCGGCTGCGGCATGGACATAGCAGGATACTGGCGCAATCTGCCCGCACTCTACGCAATGAAGGAGCAAAACTAG
- a CDS encoding DUF3015 family protein, which produces MKKLLIAFALTLLTTASAFAAGQAHTNTGCGLGTMLWENKADGSILFQVLQSTTNGTSGTQTFGITSGTSECAKPGKIAQNEKLNQFVRANIDNLAKDIAMGKGETLDTFVEMMGVPSAQSDAYKATLQANFNKIFTSDKIVMAEVIDNVVTVTNN; this is translated from the coding sequence ATGAAAAAGCTGCTCATCGCATTCGCACTCACGCTTTTGACTACCGCCTCCGCTTTTGCCGCCGGGCAGGCCCACACCAACACAGGTTGCGGCCTCGGCACCATGCTGTGGGAGAACAAGGCTGACGGCTCCATCCTGTTCCAGGTGCTGCAATCCACCACCAACGGCACCTCGGGCACCCAGACCTTCGGCATCACCTCCGGCACCTCCGAGTGCGCCAAACCGGGCAAGATCGCCCAGAACGAAAAGCTTAACCAGTTCGTCCGCGCCAACATAGACAACCTGGCCAAGGATATCGCCATGGGCAAAGGCGAGACGCTGGACACCTTCGTCGAGATGATGGGCGTCCCCTCCGCCCAGAGCGACGCCTACAAGGCCACACTGCAGGCCAACTTCAACAAGATCTTCACCTCCGACAAGATCGTGATGGCTGAAGTCATCGACAACGTCGTTACCGTAACCAACAACTGA
- a CDS encoding acyl-CoA dehydrogenase family protein, whose amino-acid sequence MDATTFTTEQEKFRETAIEFARRDLNPGAREREKRGEFFEEGWRRCAEFGIPGITMPEEYGGLGLDTMTAVATMEGLGYACLDSGLLFSLNSHIWTCASPINRFGSPEQRRRYLPGLISGTLKGGHAMTEPEAGSDAFSMRCRAEKRGDRYLLNGSKTFITNAPIADLLLVFAVTDGRKGFAGVSAFIVEKGFAGFSVGRPLETMGLRTCPLGEVFLEDCEVPEENRLGGEGNGAAIFNSEMEWERSCLFAAHLGAMEKILEDCVAYARQRRQFGQAIGKCQSVSHKIADMRMRNELSRLMLYRVAGLKSAGRRAPLESAMAKLFISESYVQNATDALQIHGAYGYSTEFDFERNLRDAIAGKIYSGTSEIQRNIIASFLGL is encoded by the coding sequence ATGGACGCAACCACCTTCACGACCGAACAGGAAAAGTTCAGGGAGACGGCGATCGAATTCGCACGACGGGACCTTAACCCGGGTGCCAGGGAACGGGAAAAGCGCGGGGAATTCTTCGAGGAAGGGTGGCGCAGGTGCGCGGAGTTCGGCATCCCCGGCATCACCATGCCCGAGGAGTACGGCGGGCTCGGCCTGGACACCATGACCGCCGTCGCCACCATGGAGGGATTAGGGTACGCCTGCCTGGACAGCGGCCTGCTGTTCTCCCTCAACTCCCACATCTGGACCTGCGCATCCCCCATCAACCGGTTCGGTTCGCCGGAGCAGCGACGTCGCTACCTTCCCGGGCTTATTTCGGGAACGCTCAAGGGGGGGCACGCCATGACCGAGCCGGAAGCCGGTTCGGATGCCTTCAGCATGCGCTGCCGGGCCGAGAAGCGCGGGGACCGCTACCTCTTGAACGGCTCCAAGACCTTCATCACCAATGCACCGATAGCCGACCTCCTGCTGGTCTTCGCGGTTACCGACGGCCGCAAGGGGTTCGCCGGCGTCTCCGCCTTCATCGTGGAGAAGGGGTTTGCCGGCTTCTCGGTGGGGCGTCCCCTCGAGACCATGGGGCTCAGGACCTGCCCCCTCGGGGAGGTATTCCTGGAGGATTGCGAGGTCCCCGAGGAAAACCGGCTCGGCGGGGAGGGAAACGGCGCCGCCATCTTCAATTCGGAGATGGAGTGGGAGAGAAGCTGCCTTTTCGCCGCCCATCTCGGGGCCATGGAGAAGATCCTCGAGGATTGCGTGGCATACGCCCGTCAGCGGCGCCAGTTCGGCCAGGCCATCGGCAAGTGCCAGTCGGTGTCGCACAAGATCGCCGACATGAGAATGCGCAACGAGCTCTCCCGCCTCATGCTGTACCGGGTGGCCGGGTTGAAGAGCGCCGGCCGGCGGGCTCCGCTCGAGTCCGCCATGGCGAAGCTCTTCATCAGCGAAAGCTACGTGCAAAACGCCACCGACGCCCTGCAGATCCACGGCGCCTACGGCTACTCCACCGAGTTCGACTTCGAGCGCAACCTGCGCGACGCCATCGCCGGGAAGATCTACTCGGGGACCTCCGAGATCCAGCGGAACATCATCGCCAGCTTCCTGGGGCTCTAG
- a CDS encoding GNAT family N-acetyltransferase has translation MLQYCRMRLVQAREMVLMAGWRTLLRDIIYLNRVAVPVEIPLDALRPVTDFSRPADEAVLELSPELLGERRLVYRYQSRYLKALNYLDKGYRGFALVKGNTVAGDIWCADRRQGGATGTHPDESWLGIECRPGEAYTFDMFVDPAHRGGNLAAALQNGALHLLRKRGITKAYGFFWADNVPALWVHRTLRWRELQRVRASRLVLSRKLYVTGHGAA, from the coding sequence ATGCTTCAGTACTGCAGAATGAGGCTGGTACAGGCCCGCGAGATGGTGCTGATGGCAGGATGGCGCACCCTGCTGAGGGACATCATCTACCTGAACCGGGTAGCGGTGCCGGTGGAGATCCCGCTCGACGCCCTGCGCCCGGTGACCGATTTCAGCCGTCCGGCGGACGAAGCGGTCCTGGAACTGAGCCCAGAACTGCTCGGGGAACGGCGCCTGGTGTACCGGTACCAAAGCAGGTACCTCAAAGCGCTCAACTACCTCGACAAGGGGTACCGCGGCTTCGCCCTGGTGAAGGGGAACACCGTGGCCGGCGACATCTGGTGCGCCGACCGCCGGCAGGGGGGCGCCACCGGCACCCATCCCGATGAAAGCTGGCTGGGCATCGAATGCCGCCCCGGGGAAGCCTACACCTTCGACATGTTCGTCGATCCCGCACACCGCGGGGGGAACCTTGCCGCGGCGCTGCAAAACGGCGCGTTGCACCTGCTCAGGAAAAGGGGGATCACCAAGGCCTACGGCTTCTTCTGGGCGGACAACGTCCCGGCGCTCTGGGTGCACCGCACCCTGCGCTGGCGGGAGTTGCAGCGAGTCAGGGCGAGCCGCCTGGTGCTGTCGAGGAAACTGTACGTAACCGGCCACGGCGCGGCCTAA
- a CDS encoding radical SAM protein, giving the protein MSWKIIERKRTLLAGESGPGRGKSGGRLSCCLVYPNRYHSAMSNLGFQAVYAMLNAHPEVTCDRAYLPDRDELEELQRTRGTLLSLESQRPLSSFDLIAFSISFESDYLNLPTIFRLAGIDPYAAKRSPLQPLVMAGGAALFLNPEPVAPFLDLVCIGEAEPTLPPLLELLKRGAPSREELLLEAAQLPGIYVPSLYRPEYDGTRQLAFDPATGAPPRVRRVWDPSPDSRPTVTEIHTDATEFSGMHLVEISRGCPRACRFCAAGFIYLPYRTRSPELVRSEVLKGVAQGRKVGLVAAAVSDYAGIGDLCCDIVDAGGKFSVSSFRIDHLDGRMIEALKASGQKSVALAPEGGSQRLRDLVKKGIDEDQILAACDMLVSHDILNLKLYFIIGLPTETGEDLEELVALVRKIRERVLAAAKENRRLGEIQLSVNPFIPKPFTPFQWCAMEPVKSLEKKWKYLQKELGRLSNLKLQMESPREAFQQALLSRGDRRLADLLVAADRLGNWKEALREREFDAEALVNREIPLEELLPWDFIDGGDAGRLRREYRKALDGIAGLNEK; this is encoded by the coding sequence ATGTCGTGGAAGATCATCGAAAGAAAACGGACCCTCCTCGCCGGTGAGAGCGGCCCCGGGCGCGGTAAAAGCGGCGGGAGACTCTCCTGCTGCCTGGTCTACCCCAACCGCTATCACTCCGCCATGAGCAACCTCGGCTTCCAGGCCGTCTACGCCATGCTGAACGCCCATCCCGAGGTCACCTGCGATCGCGCCTACCTGCCGGACCGGGACGAGCTGGAGGAACTGCAAAGGACACGTGGGACGCTCCTGTCGCTGGAGAGCCAGCGCCCGCTTTCCTCGTTCGACCTGATCGCCTTCTCCATCTCCTTCGAAAGCGACTACCTGAATCTACCCACCATCTTCCGGCTGGCCGGCATCGATCCCTATGCCGCCAAGCGCTCCCCGCTGCAGCCGCTGGTAATGGCCGGCGGAGCCGCACTCTTTCTGAACCCGGAGCCGGTCGCGCCGTTTCTCGACCTGGTCTGCATCGGCGAGGCCGAACCGACCCTTCCCCCGCTGCTGGAACTGCTGAAACGGGGGGCGCCGTCGCGCGAGGAACTGCTCCTCGAGGCCGCGCAGCTGCCGGGGATCTATGTCCCCTCGCTCTATCGGCCGGAGTATGACGGGACGCGCCAGTTGGCCTTCGACCCCGCCACCGGCGCTCCCCCCCGGGTGCGCCGCGTCTGGGATCCGAGTCCCGACAGCCGCCCGACCGTCACCGAGATTCACACCGACGCCACCGAGTTCTCCGGAATGCACCTGGTCGAGATCTCCCGCGGTTGTCCTCGCGCCTGCCGCTTCTGCGCCGCCGGGTTCATCTATCTTCCCTACCGGACCCGCTCGCCGGAGCTGGTGCGCAGCGAGGTGCTCAAGGGGGTGGCCCAGGGGAGGAAGGTGGGGCTGGTGGCGGCGGCCGTTTCCGATTACGCGGGCATCGGCGACCTCTGCTGCGACATCGTCGACGCAGGCGGGAAATTCTCGGTGTCATCCTTCCGCATCGACCACCTGGATGGGCGCATGATCGAGGCGCTCAAGGCAAGCGGTCAGAAATCAGTAGCGCTGGCGCCCGAGGGGGGCTCACAGCGGTTGCGGGACCTGGTCAAGAAAGGGATCGACGAGGATCAGATCCTGGCCGCCTGCGACATGCTGGTGAGCCACGACATCCTGAACCTGAAGCTGTACTTCATCATCGGCCTGCCGACCGAAACCGGGGAGGACCTGGAGGAGCTGGTGGCGCTGGTGCGCAAGATCCGGGAGCGGGTACTGGCGGCGGCGAAGGAAAACCGGCGCCTGGGGGAGATCCAGCTTTCCGTGAACCCCTTCATCCCCAAACCCTTTACCCCCTTCCAGTGGTGCGCCATGGAGCCGGTCAAGTCGCTGGAGAAGAAATGGAAGTACCTGCAGAAGGAGCTGGGGCGGCTTTCCAACCTGAAGCTGCAGATGGAGAGCCCGCGCGAGGCGTTTCAGCAGGCGCTCTTGTCACGCGGCGACCGCAGGCTCGCGGACCTGCTGGTGGCGGCGGACCGGCTGGGGAACTGGAAGGAAGCGCTGCGGGAGCGGGAATTCGACGCCGAGGCGTTGGTGAACCGGGAGATACCGCTCGAGGAACTGCTGCCGTGGGATTTCATCGACGGAGGGGATGCCGGACGGCTGCGGCGGGAGTACCGGAAGGCGCTGGACGGGATAGCTGGATTGAACGAAAAGTAA
- a CDS encoding NCS2 family permease: MTSRIATFFQFQRYGTSMKREIIGGLTTFLTMAYIIIVNPAILENAGIPRGPSTTATIIAAVFGTVLMAFFANRPFAIAPYMSENAFIAFVVVKVMGYTWQTALAAVFFAGVIFTLLTLFKVRSWLAESIPLSLKCAFATGIGLFLTFIGLNETGIVVLGVPGAPVKLGDLSQPSVLLAVFGLLFTVVLISRKVLGSMMIGIVVTTIASIILKVTPLPQSFVSMPPDITPILFKLDFAGALNPSFFPIILTIFIMAFLDTVGTLLGLSMRADLLDENGNLPEIEKPMLADALATVAAPLLGTTTTGAYIESAAGIEEGGRTGFTALVTALFFLLALFFAPLFTIVPAHAYGIALIVIGSYMISPLAKINFDDFTELIPAFLTVVLMIFTYNIGVGMTAGFIAYPLMKGATGRIKEMKGGMWVLALLSLSYFLFGAK; this comes from the coding sequence ATGACCTCCCGTATAGCCACGTTCTTCCAGTTCCAACGCTACGGCACCAGCATGAAGCGCGAGATCATCGGCGGTCTCACCACCTTCCTCACCATGGCGTACATCATCATCGTCAACCCGGCCATCCTCGAGAACGCCGGCATCCCGCGCGGCCCCTCCACCACTGCGACCATCATCGCCGCCGTGTTCGGCACCGTGCTGATGGCCTTCTTCGCCAACCGCCCCTTCGCCATCGCACCGTACATGAGCGAGAACGCCTTCATCGCCTTCGTCGTGGTCAAGGTCATGGGGTACACCTGGCAGACCGCGCTGGCCGCCGTCTTCTTCGCCGGGGTCATCTTCACCCTGCTCACCCTGTTCAAGGTCAGGAGCTGGCTCGCCGAGTCCATTCCGCTGTCGCTTAAATGCGCCTTCGCCACCGGCATCGGCCTGTTCCTCACCTTCATCGGCCTCAACGAAACCGGCATCGTGGTGCTCGGCGTCCCGGGCGCACCGGTGAAACTGGGCGACCTGTCCCAGCCGTCCGTGCTGCTCGCCGTGTTCGGCCTTCTTTTCACCGTGGTGCTCATCTCCCGCAAGGTGCTCGGCTCCATGATGATCGGCATCGTCGTCACCACCATCGCTTCGATCATCCTCAAGGTGACCCCGCTGCCGCAGTCCTTCGTGAGCATGCCGCCGGACATCACCCCGATCCTGTTCAAGCTGGACTTCGCCGGCGCGCTCAACCCGAGCTTCTTCCCGATCATCTTGACCATCTTCATCATGGCCTTCCTGGACACAGTCGGGACGCTCCTTGGTCTCTCCATGCGCGCCGACCTCCTGGATGAGAACGGCAACCTCCCCGAGATCGAGAAGCCGATGCTGGCAGACGCCCTGGCCACCGTCGCGGCGCCGCTGCTCGGCACCACCACCACCGGCGCCTACATCGAATCCGCCGCCGGGATCGAGGAAGGCGGCCGCACCGGCTTCACCGCACTGGTGACCGCGCTGTTCTTCCTCCTGGCGCTCTTCTTCGCGCCCCTTTTCACCATCGTTCCGGCGCATGCCTACGGCATCGCCCTCATCGTGATCGGCTCGTACATGATCAGCCCGCTGGCGAAGATCAACTTCGACGACTTCACCGAGCTGATCCCGGCCTTTTTGACCGTGGTGCTCATGATCTTCACCTACAACATCGGTGTGGGCATGACCGCGGGCTTCATCGCCTACCCGCTCATGAAAGGGGCCACCGGCCGCATCAAGGAGATGAAAGGGGGCATGTGGGTGCTCGCACTGCTGTCGCTCTCCTATTTCCTGTTCGGCGCGAAGTAA
- a CDS encoding acyl carrier protein, producing MTDYTDTIRSFIQNEMAGPGTKVTLSPSDSLIDKGIVDSLGVQRLIAYLEKEFGVQIADTEIVPEHFETISAVAEFINFKLGAKG from the coding sequence ATGACCGATTACACCGACACCATCAGATCGTTCATACAAAACGAGATGGCCGGCCCCGGCACCAAAGTCACCCTCTCCCCTTCCGACTCCCTCATAGATAAGGGGATCGTCGATTCCCTCGGCGTGCAAAGACTGATCGCATATCTGGAGAAGGAGTTCGGTGTACAGATCGCGGACACGGAAATAGTCCCGGAGCATTTCGAAACCATATCGGCGGTGGCGGAGTTCATCAACTTCAAGCTGGGCGCCAAGGGGTAG
- a CDS encoding methyl-accepting chemotaxis protein, with translation MLQNLRIRTKLMLMMAVPVLGMVIFSIYNANKDYAVLQGLIQTQKLTALAVQVGELSHQIQKERGYTSGYLNAKGTKFKEELAGQRAKVDQEVQSLAAYLEKNEASVTVVKGSLDAAATAIGKLKDTRTGIDTLQVTGAQAYTFYTGLINSYMDVVAAVATTSGKREVMRQATAYYSFVKAKEETGKERATLNAVLAADTLDQDKLQRAMSILAAQQDYLDLFRKFGSPQAVAAYEDKTKTPVFAKVEEIRGAVLAKGLSGHFTIPAETWFPVITEKIDTMKQVEEVLTKEILATASGLAHDARLTLILSLVLAGAASLGTCLLGVVISLGITRPLSRMLGMLKDIAEGEGDLTKRLEVGRKDELGEVSTWFNRFIDNIHVIVSQLSRNTGQLSVSCQQLSATAVQIATAAEEVAAQSGTVATASEEMSATSNDISSNCSQAAESSNRASDTARGGAEVVQQTLAGMQKIAERVQESAQTVQNLGARSDEIGAIVGTIEDIADQTNLLALNAAIEAARAGEQGRGFAVVADEVRALAERTTRATKEIGAMIKAIQKDTSGAVGSMRLGVQEVENGMESSRRSGEALDHILSAINELTSQIHQIATAAEQQTAVTGEITANIGTITDVVSETAGGAHETAKAATHMSSLASELQQIVGRFKLA, from the coding sequence ATGTTGCAGAATCTGAGAATCCGCACCAAGCTGATGCTGATGATGGCCGTCCCGGTCCTGGGGATGGTCATATTTTCCATTTACAACGCAAACAAGGACTACGCCGTCCTGCAGGGGCTGATCCAGACCCAGAAACTGACCGCCCTGGCGGTGCAGGTCGGCGAGCTCTCGCACCAGATCCAGAAGGAGCGCGGCTACACCTCCGGCTACCTCAACGCCAAGGGGACCAAATTCAAGGAGGAGTTGGCCGGCCAACGGGCCAAGGTCGATCAGGAGGTCCAGTCGCTGGCCGCCTACCTGGAAAAGAACGAGGCATCGGTGACGGTGGTGAAGGGGAGCCTGGACGCTGCCGCAACCGCCATCGGGAAGCTCAAGGATACCCGCACCGGTATCGACACGCTCCAGGTCACCGGCGCCCAGGCCTACACCTTCTACACCGGCCTCATCAACTCGTACATGGACGTGGTGGCCGCTGTAGCCACGACCAGCGGCAAGCGCGAGGTAATGCGCCAGGCGACCGCCTACTACAGCTTCGTGAAAGCCAAGGAGGAAACCGGCAAGGAGCGCGCGACCCTGAACGCGGTGCTTGCGGCGGACACCCTCGACCAGGATAAACTGCAGCGGGCTATGAGCATCCTCGCGGCGCAACAGGACTACCTGGACCTGTTCCGCAAGTTCGGCTCCCCACAGGCGGTGGCCGCGTATGAGGATAAAACCAAGACGCCGGTGTTCGCCAAGGTAGAGGAGATCAGGGGGGCGGTGCTCGCCAAGGGGCTGTCCGGGCACTTCACCATCCCCGCGGAGACATGGTTCCCGGTGATCACCGAGAAGATCGACACCATGAAGCAGGTGGAGGAGGTGCTCACCAAGGAGATCCTGGCTACTGCGAGCGGACTGGCCCACGACGCCCGCCTCACCCTGATCCTGAGCCTGGTCCTCGCCGGCGCGGCGAGTCTTGGCACCTGCCTCCTCGGCGTCGTCATCTCGCTCGGCATCACCCGTCCGCTCTCCCGCATGCTCGGCATGCTCAAGGACATCGCCGAGGGGGAGGGGGATCTGACCAAGCGGCTCGAGGTGGGGCGCAAGGACGAACTGGGCGAGGTGAGCACCTGGTTCAACCGGTTCATAGACAACATCCACGTCATCGTCTCGCAGCTGTCCCGCAACACCGGTCAGCTTTCCGTCTCCTGCCAGCAGCTGAGCGCTACGGCGGTACAGATAGCCACCGCCGCCGAGGAGGTGGCCGCGCAGTCGGGGACGGTCGCCACGGCAAGCGAGGAGATGAGCGCCACCTCGAACGACATCTCGAGCAACTGCTCCCAGGCGGCGGAATCCTCCAACCGTGCCAGTGACACCGCCCGGGGCGGTGCGGAAGTCGTGCAGCAGACCCTGGCCGGCATGCAAAAGATCGCCGAGCGGGTGCAAGAGTCGGCCCAGACGGTGCAAAACCTCGGCGCCCGCTCCGACGAGATCGGTGCCATAGTGGGTACCATCGAAGACATCGCCGATCAGACCAACCTGCTGGCACTGAACGCGGCCATCGAGGCGGCCCGTGCCGGGGAGCAGGGACGCGGCTTTGCGGTGGTGGCGGACGAAGTCCGCGCGCTCGCCGAGCGGACCACGCGGGCAACCAAGGAGATCGGCGCCATGATCAAGGCGATCCAGAAGGACACCAGTGGCGCCGTGGGAAGCATGAGGCTCGGCGTGCAGGAGGTTGAAAACGGCATGGAGAGCTCGCGCCGCTCGGGCGAAGCGCTCGACCACATCCTGAGCGCCATCAACGAGCTCACCTCCCAGATCCACCAGATCGCCACCGCTGCCGAGCAGCAGACGGCGGTGACCGGCGAGATCACCGCGAACATCGGCACCATCACCGACGTGGTATCCGAGACCGCGGGGGGCGCCCACGAGACGGCGAAAGCAGCGACACACATGTCGAGCCTCGCCTCGGAACTGCAACAGATCGTGGGGCGTTTCAAACTGGCATAG
- a CDS encoding agmatinase family protein translates to MNSKEIPMVPNRKASLPRVYGDTPSFLGVPVLDPRHLTAGCDVIVAGVPWEGTVTWGSFSSCELAPRSIRHAAARYGGFLPEYELDLFDHLRLGDMGDIPVNPNDPVETMANVHKAMLEVYRSRSIPFVLGGDHSFTPEIVRALSDAGEGDIGIIHFDAHLDNAKSFGADMFPRCGPLHRIAQLPKVRKESIVHMGIRGPRNSPAQYEYARSMGARIITTKEVRERGMVAVTEEAIAIAHEKTRHVFVTICSDCIDAGYNPGGPADFNGLLPTELLPALQTIGRSGIDGLDFVEVYPGQDPQGYSSHLAAWAMIYALSGMAQRKRDRG, encoded by the coding sequence ATGAACAGCAAAGAGATCCCGATGGTCCCCAACAGAAAAGCCTCTCTGCCCAGGGTGTACGGCGATACCCCGTCCTTCCTCGGGGTCCCGGTGCTCGACCCGCGCCACCTCACGGCGGGGTGCGATGTCATCGTGGCGGGAGTGCCCTGGGAGGGAACCGTGACCTGGGGCTCCTTCAGCAGCTGCGAGCTCGCCCCGCGCAGCATCAGGCACGCTGCCGCGCGCTACGGCGGCTTCCTCCCCGAATACGAGCTCGACCTGTTCGACCACCTGCGCCTGGGGGACATGGGGGACATCCCGGTCAACCCCAACGATCCGGTCGAGACCATGGCCAACGTGCACAAGGCGATGCTGGAGGTGTACCGCAGCCGCAGCATCCCCTTCGTGCTGGGTGGCGACCACTCCTTCACCCCGGAGATCGTCCGGGCGCTCAGCGACGCGGGGGAGGGGGACATCGGCATCATCCACTTCGACGCCCACCTCGACAACGCCAAGTCCTTCGGAGCGGACATGTTCCCGCGTTGCGGCCCCTTGCACCGCATCGCGCAGCTCCCCAAGGTGCGCAAGGAGAGCATCGTGCACATGGGGATCAGGGGGCCGCGCAACTCGCCGGCGCAGTACGAGTACGCCCGCAGCATGGGTGCTCGCATCATCACGACCAAGGAGGTCCGGGAGCGGGGCATGGTGGCGGTGACCGAGGAGGCGATCGCCATCGCCCATGAAAAGACCCGGCACGTCTTCGTGACCATCTGCAGCGACTGCATCGATGCCGGATACAACCCGGGCGGCCCCGCCGATTTCAACGGGTTACTCCCCACGGAACTGCTCCCCGCGTTGCAGACCATCGGGCGCTCCGGCATCGACGGGCTCGACTTCGTCGAGGTCTACCCGGGGCAGGACCCGCAGGGTTATTCCTCCCACCTGGCCGCCTGGGCCATGATCTACGCCCTGTCCGGGATGGCGCAGCGCAAGAGGGACCGGGGCTGA
- a CDS encoding amino acid adenylation domain-containing protein — protein sequence MYLLQQLLTEGAATFPKRQAVLFKDRALTYRELEETSNRLAALLAAHGVRRGDRVGILMNKSVECIVALFAILKAGGAYVPLDPASPAPRLCSIINHCGIRLAIAAPDQLERVLLEAENGMKLEKAVVTAPAGALPYVEAIAWEELERQSSAPLPSLTCGASPAYILHTSGSTGFPKGVVISHLNALTFVDMATEFFAIGDGDRLANHAPLHFDLSIFDIFCAMKGGATVVLVPEALTAFPVRLAEFLLREEITVWNSVASVLTKLADQGALDRLTLPRLRLVHFSGDLMPVKYLKVLKRFMPAAAFYNIYGQTEANSSLFFRVPEELPEDAWKIPIGTPFPNFEVFAIDETGEVVTEPGREGELHVLSATVALGYWNDPVRTAAHFSPDPRVPSSHARVYRTGDVVRLDHQGNFVFAGRKDHMVKSKGFRVELDEIEVILNSHPGIRQAAVIAIPDELTGSRIVAYVSHAEGAVPEAADLIGLCGARLPKYMIPERIICRPTLPVTSNSKIDRKALEREFSP from the coding sequence ATGTACCTGCTGCAGCAGCTTTTGACCGAAGGCGCGGCCACGTTCCCGAAGCGGCAGGCGGTTCTGTTCAAGGACCGGGCGCTCACCTACCGGGAGTTGGAGGAGACGAGCAACCGGTTGGCGGCCCTGTTGGCGGCCCACGGCGTCAGGCGCGGCGACCGGGTGGGCATCCTCATGAACAAGTCGGTCGAGTGCATCGTCGCCCTCTTCGCCATCCTCAAGGCCGGCGGGGCCTACGTGCCGCTCGATCCAGCCTCCCCCGCGCCACGGCTTTGCTCCATCATCAACCATTGCGGCATTAGGCTCGCCATCGCCGCGCCGGACCAACTGGAGCGGGTACTCCTAGAGGCGGAGAACGGGATGAAGCTTGAGAAGGCGGTCGTGACCGCCCCTGCCGGCGCTCTCCCCTACGTGGAAGCGATCGCCTGGGAAGAGCTGGAACGGCAAAGCAGCGCCCCCCTCCCCTCCCTCACCTGCGGCGCCTCCCCCGCCTACATCCTGCATACCTCCGGCTCCACCGGCTTCCCGAAAGGGGTGGTCATCTCCCACCTGAACGCGCTTACCTTCGTCGACATGGCCACCGAGTTCTTCGCCATAGGGGACGGGGACCGCCTCGCCAACCACGCGCCGCTTCATTTCGACCTCTCCATCTTCGACATCTTCTGCGCCATGAAAGGGGGCGCGACCGTGGTGCTGGTGCCGGAGGCGCTCACGGCCTTCCCGGTGCGCCTCGCCGAATTCCTGCTGCGCGAGGAGATCACGGTATGGAACTCGGTGGCATCGGTGCTGACCAAGCTGGCCGACCAGGGCGCCCTGGACCGCCTCACGCTCCCGAGACTGCGCCTTGTGCATTTCTCGGGCGACCTCATGCCGGTCAAGTACCTGAAGGTCCTGAAGCGGTTCATGCCCGCAGCTGCCTTCTACAACATCTACGGCCAGACCGAGGCGAACTCCTCCCTGTTTTTCCGGGTCCCGGAAGAACTCCCCGAGGACGCATGGAAGATTCCGATCGGAACCCCCTTCCCCAATTTCGAGGTGTTCGCCATCGACGAGACGGGCGAGGTGGTTACCGAACCGGGGCGCGAGGGGGAGTTGCACGTCCTGAGCGCCACGGTGGCCCTAGGGTACTGGAACGATCCGGTGCGCACCGCCGCCCACTTCAGTCCCGACCCCCGCGTCCCCTCCAGCCACGCCCGGGTCTACCGGACCGGGGACGTGGTGCGCCTGGACCACCAGGGCAATTTCGTCTTCGCCGGCCGTAAGGACCACATGGTGAAGAGCAAGGGCTTCCGGGTGGAGCTGGACGAGATCGAGGTGATCCTGAACAGCCACCCCGGGATCAGGCAGGCCGCGGTGATCGCCATCCCGGACGAGCTCACCGGCAGCCGCATCGTGGCCTACGTATCCCACGCCGAGGGCGCCGTGCCGGAAGCCGCCGACCTCATCGGCCTGTGCGGCGCGCGCCTTCCCAAGTACATGATTCCGGAGCGGATTATCTGCCGCCCGACCCTCCCGGTGACCTCCAACAGCAAGATCGACCGCAAGGCACTGGAGCGCGAATTCTCCCCCTGA